A single region of the Gemmatimonadota bacterium genome encodes:
- a CDS encoding GIY-YIG nuclease family protein, giving the protein MRVRGITTPHPEAPRLLTDAASGTPMGRRLRRLRAQVRDSAENRPGIYFMYDANGALIYVGKSVRVRSRLLSYFRSRTSEKAAEILRRTERIDWEPQPSEFAALLREMRLIRGRQPPHNVQHRRDPGYSFVKVTADAAPRLTVTTRVEADGATYYGPLRGRAAVRAGTRELADLLKLRDCPPATPTRFRDQAELFQIALQPECVRAELNRCLAPCARRCGEADYAANVAEARAFLEGRSDGPLAALEERMKTAARRTMFEHAALLRDRTERLRKLRDQLRMLRRESRELSVVYRVPGHGGEDRIYLLVRGTIAEDLPAPRDAAGEERLRAAVARLARRRLPPLHSFDAERLAELRLVLRWFDRNPEEKERAELLRPRRRRQSVTNGAPGGGVPVAG; this is encoded by the coding sequence GTGAGGGTGCGCGGCATCACGACGCCGCACCCGGAGGCGCCGCGGCTGCTGACCGACGCCGCTTCCGGCACGCCCATGGGCCGCCGGCTGCGCCGCCTGCGCGCGCAGGTGAGGGACAGCGCCGAGAATCGGCCGGGCATCTACTTCATGTACGACGCCAACGGGGCCCTGATCTACGTGGGCAAGTCGGTGCGCGTGCGGAGCCGGCTGCTGTCCTATTTCCGCAGCCGCACGAGCGAGAAGGCCGCCGAGATCCTGCGTCGCACCGAACGCATCGACTGGGAGCCCCAGCCGAGCGAATTCGCGGCGCTGCTGAGGGAGATGCGCCTCATCCGCGGCCGGCAGCCGCCGCACAACGTCCAGCACCGGCGCGACCCCGGGTACTCCTTCGTGAAGGTCACCGCGGACGCCGCGCCGCGCCTGACCGTCACCACCAGGGTGGAGGCGGACGGCGCCACCTACTACGGCCCTCTGCGGGGCCGGGCGGCGGTTCGGGCGGGGACGCGCGAGTTGGCGGACCTGCTCAAGCTGCGGGACTGCCCGCCGGCCACGCCCACGCGCTTCCGCGACCAGGCGGAGCTTTTCCAGATCGCTCTGCAGCCGGAGTGCGTGCGCGCGGAGCTGAACCGCTGCCTGGCGCCCTGCGCGCGCCGGTGCGGCGAGGCCGACTACGCCGCCAACGTGGCCGAAGCGAGGGCCTTCCTGGAGGGGCGCTCGGACGGCCCGCTGGCCGCCCTGGAGGAGCGCATGAAGACCGCGGCGCGGCGCACGATGTTCGAGCACGCCGCGCTGCTCCGCGACCGCACCGAACGCCTGCGCAAGCTGCGCGACCAGCTTCGCATGCTGCGGCGCGAAAGCAGGGAGCTGTCGGTCGTCTACCGCGTACCCGGCCACGGCGGCGAGGACCGGATCTACCTGCTGGTCCGCGGCACGATCGCCGAGGACCTGCCCGCGCCGCGGGACGCGGCCGGGGAGGAGCGGCTGCGGGCCGCGGTGGCCCGGCTCGCGCGCCGGCGCCTCCCTCCGCTGCACAGCTTCGACGCCGAGCGACTGGCCGAGCTGAGGCTGGTCCTGCGCTGGTTCGACCGGAACCCGGAGGAGAAGGAACGGGCCGAGCTGCTGCGACCGCGGAGGCGGCGGCAATCGGTCACGAACGGCGCTCCCGGCGGCGGCGTACCGGTGGCGGGATGA
- a CDS encoding metallophosphoesterase family protein yields MPTFGIISDTHGRLPARVFDVFARVDLILHAGDIGDPDLLADLAALAPVTAVYGNMDGAEWRARVEAEAVVREAGATIVLLHGHLLADQRASTFRDAYPDADVVVHGHTHEARIERHAVPWVLNPGSAGAPRRGEPPSVAILRVEDGSLDARIVPL; encoded by the coding sequence ATGCCGACGTTCGGAATCATCAGCGACACGCATGGGCGGCTGCCCGCGCGCGTATTCGATGTCTTCGCGCGGGTCGACCTCATCCTGCACGCCGGCGACATCGGCGACCCGGACCTGCTGGCTGACCTCGCGGCGCTGGCGCCCGTTACCGCTGTCTACGGCAACATGGACGGAGCCGAGTGGCGCGCGCGGGTCGAAGCGGAGGCGGTGGTGCGCGAAGCCGGCGCGACGATCGTCCTGCTCCACGGGCACCTGCTGGCGGATCAGCGAGCGAGCACGTTTCGCGACGCCTACCCGGACGCCGACGTGGTGGTGCACGGACACACGCACGAGGCGCGCATCGAGCGGCACGCGGTGCCCTGGGTCCTCAATCCGGGCTCGGCCGGCGCGCCGCGGCGCGGCGAGCCGCCCAGCGTCGCGATCCTGCGGGTCGAGGACGGCTCGCTGGACGCCCGCATCGTACCCCTTTGA
- a CDS encoding ABC transporter permease: MSSSLLQLTLTRLREFVREPEAVFWTFVFPIVLALLLGFAFSSRGEPTVRVGVLEGPGAGALTAALGDVSGIEVELLGDEESVAALRRGRVALVVVPGDDGVTYRQDPTAPGAREARLLVDDALQRGAGRADPVLTRLEPVAERGSRYIDFLIPGLIGLNLLSTGLWGVGYTVVRMRSGQLLKRYMATPMRRWEFMASFLLGRLLFLAVEIAAILAFAWLVFDVTVRGSVALVALLGVLGAFVFTSFGLLVASRARTTEGIAGIMNLVAVPMWILSGVFFSYERFPEWSHAFIRALPLTPLVDGLRAVINEGATFIDTAPAIGALGAWGLAAYGTALAIFRWR; the protein is encoded by the coding sequence ATGAGTAGCTCGCTCCTCCAGCTCACGCTGACCCGCCTGCGCGAATTCGTGCGCGAGCCCGAGGCCGTCTTCTGGACCTTCGTCTTCCCCATCGTGCTGGCGCTGCTGCTGGGTTTCGCCTTCTCCAGCCGCGGCGAGCCGACCGTCAGGGTGGGCGTGCTCGAGGGCCCGGGCGCGGGCGCGCTGACCGCGGCGCTCGGTGACGTGTCGGGTATCGAGGTCGAGCTGCTGGGAGACGAGGAGTCGGTGGCAGCGCTCCGGCGCGGTCGCGTGGCGCTCGTGGTCGTCCCGGGCGACGACGGCGTGACGTATCGCCAGGATCCGACCGCGCCCGGCGCCCGCGAGGCGCGCCTGTTGGTGGACGACGCGTTGCAGCGAGGAGCCGGGCGCGCCGATCCGGTGCTCACGCGGCTCGAGCCCGTGGCAGAACGCGGCTCGCGCTACATCGACTTCCTCATCCCCGGCCTGATCGGCCTGAACCTGCTCAGCACCGGGCTCTGGGGAGTGGGCTATACCGTCGTGCGCATGCGGTCGGGCCAGCTCCTCAAGCGCTACATGGCCACGCCCATGCGCCGCTGGGAGTTCATGGCGTCGTTCCTGCTCGGCAGGTTGCTCTTCCTGGCGGTTGAGATAGCCGCCATCCTGGCGTTCGCCTGGCTCGTGTTCGACGTGACGGTGCGCGGAAGCGTGGCCCTCGTCGCCCTGCTGGGTGTGCTCGGCGCCTTCGTATTCACGTCGTTCGGGCTGCTGGTGGCGAGCCGCGCCCGCACCACCGAAGGGATCGCCGGCATCATGAATCTGGTGGCGGTGCCCATGTGGATTCTGTCGGGTGTGTTCTTCAGCTACGAGCGTTTTCCGGAGTGGTCGCACGCCTTCATCCGCGCGTTGCCGCTGACCCCCCTGGTGGACGGCCTGCGCGCGGTGATCAACGAGGGCGCGACGTTCATCGACACGGCGCCCGCGATCGGCGCGCTCGGCGCGTGGGGGCTGGCCGCGTACGGCACGGCGCTCGCCATCTTTCGCTGGCGCTGA